The Salinispora tropica CNB-440 genome has a window encoding:
- the uvrA gene encoding excinuclease ABC subunit UvrA: MVDRLIIRGAREHNLRDVSLDLPRDALIVFTGLSGSGKSSLAFDTIFAEGQRRYVESLSSYARQFLGQMDKPDVDFIEGLSPAVSIDQKSTSRNPRSTVGTITEVYDYLRLLFARIGQPHCPVCGERISRQTPQQIVDRVLAMAEGTRFMVLAPVVRGRKGEYVDLFAELQAKGYARARVDGVVHPLTEPPKLKKQEKHTIEVVIDRLTVKPSAKQRLTDSVEAALGLSSGLVLLDFVDLPEDDPDRERRYSEHLACPNDHQLAIEDLEPRVFSFNAPYGACPECTGLGTKKEVDPELVIPDPERSLREGAIQPWSSGHSLEYFLRLLDALGEAEHFDLDTPWRALPARAQKTILHGADDQVHVRYRNKYGRERSYYTGFEGVMQWIERRHSDTESEWSREKYEGYMRDVPCAACGGARLKPEVLAVTVAGRSIAEVCGMSVGECAELLAGVELTDRQRLIAERVLKEINARLRFLLDVGLDYLSLDRPAGTLSGGEAQRIRLATQIGSGLVGVLYVLDEPSIGLHQRDNHRLIETLLRLRGLGNTLIVVEHDEDTIRTADWIVDIGPGAGEHGGRIVHSGSVPALLENPESMTGAYLSGRKEIPTPGQRRPQTPGRELTVQGAREHNLRNLTVTFPLGQLIAVTGVSGSGKSTLVNDILYAVLANQINGARLVPGRHTRVAGLEHVDKVVGVDQSPIGRTPRSNPATYTGVWDHVRKLFAETVEAKVRGYGPGRFSFNVKGGRCEACSGDGTLKIEMNFLPDVYVPCEVCKGARYNRETLEVHYKGKTVSDVLEMPIEEAAEFFSAIPAIHRHLRTLVDVGLGYVRLGQPAPTLSGGEAQRVKLASELQKRSTGRTVYVLDEPTTGLHFEDIRKLLMVLEGLVDKGNTVITIEHNLDVIKTADWIIDMGPEGGHRGGTVLAAGTPEEVAEVPESHTGQFVRQVLKLDGAAKGAVQATSRAAKANGTKVRAAGAKTRTPRKAAVKAR, translated from the coding sequence GTGGTTGACCGACTCATCATCCGTGGCGCGCGCGAGCACAACTTGCGTGACGTCAGTCTCGACCTGCCGCGGGACGCGCTCATCGTGTTCACCGGGTTGTCCGGTTCCGGCAAGTCGAGCCTGGCCTTCGACACCATCTTCGCGGAAGGGCAGCGGCGCTACGTCGAGTCGTTGTCGTCGTACGCGCGGCAGTTCCTCGGCCAGATGGACAAGCCGGACGTGGACTTCATCGAGGGGCTCAGCCCGGCCGTCTCCATCGACCAGAAGTCGACTTCGCGTAACCCTCGGTCGACCGTGGGCACGATCACTGAGGTCTACGACTACCTGCGCCTGCTCTTCGCCCGGATTGGCCAGCCGCACTGCCCGGTCTGTGGCGAGCGGATCTCCCGGCAGACCCCGCAGCAGATCGTTGACCGGGTCCTCGCCATGGCCGAGGGCACCCGGTTCATGGTTCTCGCGCCGGTCGTCCGTGGCCGTAAGGGCGAATATGTGGACCTCTTCGCCGAGCTTCAGGCGAAGGGCTACGCCCGTGCCCGGGTGGACGGGGTGGTGCACCCGCTGACCGAGCCACCGAAGCTCAAGAAGCAGGAGAAGCACACCATCGAGGTGGTCATCGACCGGCTCACCGTGAAGCCGTCCGCCAAGCAGCGGCTGACGGACTCGGTCGAGGCGGCGCTCGGGCTCTCCAGCGGTCTGGTCCTGCTGGACTTCGTCGACCTGCCTGAGGACGACCCGGATCGGGAGCGCCGCTACTCGGAGCACCTGGCCTGCCCCAACGACCACCAGCTCGCGATCGAGGACCTGGAGCCCCGGGTCTTCTCCTTCAACGCCCCCTACGGCGCGTGTCCGGAGTGCACCGGCCTGGGGACGAAGAAGGAGGTCGACCCGGAGCTGGTGATCCCCGACCCGGAGCGCAGCCTGCGCGAGGGGGCGATCCAGCCCTGGTCCAGCGGGCACAGCCTGGAATACTTCCTGCGCCTGCTGGATGCGCTGGGCGAGGCGGAGCATTTCGATCTCGACACCCCGTGGCGGGCGTTGCCGGCCCGGGCGCAGAAGACGATCCTGCACGGCGCCGACGACCAGGTGCACGTGCGTTACCGCAACAAGTACGGCCGGGAACGCTCGTACTACACCGGCTTCGAGGGCGTGATGCAGTGGATCGAGCGCCGGCACTCGGACACCGAGTCGGAGTGGTCCCGGGAGAAGTACGAGGGCTACATGCGGGATGTTCCCTGTGCCGCCTGCGGCGGTGCCCGGCTCAAGCCGGAGGTGTTGGCGGTCACGGTCGCCGGTCGGAGCATCGCCGAGGTGTGCGGGATGTCCGTCGGGGAGTGCGCCGAACTGCTCGCCGGCGTCGAGTTGACCGACCGGCAGCGGCTGATCGCCGAACGGGTTCTCAAGGAGATCAACGCCCGGCTGCGGTTCCTGCTCGACGTCGGGCTGGACTACCTCTCCCTGGACCGACCGGCCGGCACCCTCTCCGGGGGTGAGGCGCAGCGCATCCGGTTGGCCACCCAGATCGGTTCCGGCCTGGTCGGCGTGCTCTACGTGCTGGACGAGCCGTCGATCGGCCTGCACCAGCGAGACAACCACCGCCTGATCGAGACGCTGTTGCGTCTGCGTGGGCTCGGCAACACGTTGATCGTGGTCGAGCACGACGAGGACACCATCCGTACGGCGGACTGGATCGTCGACATCGGCCCGGGGGCGGGTGAGCACGGCGGCCGGATCGTGCACAGCGGGTCGGTCCCGGCGTTGCTGGAGAACCCAGAGTCGATGACCGGGGCGTACCTCTCCGGCCGGAAGGAGATCCCGACGCCGGGGCAGCGCCGTCCGCAGACGCCGGGACGGGAGCTGACGGTGCAGGGGGCCCGCGAGCACAACCTGCGGAACCTGACCGTGACGTTCCCGCTCGGTCAGCTGATCGCCGTCACCGGGGTCAGCGGCTCCGGCAAGTCGACCCTGGTCAACGACATCCTGTACGCGGTGCTGGCCAACCAGATCAACGGGGCGCGACTCGTGCCGGGCCGGCACACCCGGGTCGCCGGTCTGGAACACGTGGACAAGGTCGTGGGGGTGGACCAGTCGCCGATCGGCCGTACCCCGCGGTCCAACCCGGCCACCTACACCGGCGTCTGGGACCACGTTCGCAAGCTGTTCGCGGAGACGGTCGAAGCCAAGGTCCGGGGGTACGGGCCGGGCCGGTTCTCGTTCAACGTCAAGGGGGGTCGGTGCGAGGCCTGCTCCGGCGACGGCACGCTGAAGATCGAGATGAACTTCCTGCCCGACGTCTACGTTCCGTGTGAGGTCTGCAAGGGCGCTCGGTACAACCGGGAGACCCTGGAGGTGCACTACAAGGGCAAGACCGTCTCGGACGTGCTGGAGATGCCGATCGAGGAGGCGGCGGAGTTCTTCTCCGCCATTCCGGCCATTCACCGGCACCTCAGGACGCTGGTGGACGTGGGGCTCGGCTACGTCCGGCTGGGCCAGCCCGCGCCGACCCTCTCCGGGGGCGAGGCCCAGCGGGTCAAGCTCGCCTCCGAGCTGCAGAAGCGTTCTACCGGGCGGACGGTCTACGTGCTCGACGAGCCGACCACCGGTCTCCACTTCGAGGACATCCGGAAGCTGCTGATGGTGCTGGAGGGGCTGGTCGACAAGGGCAACACGGTGATCACCATCGAGCACAACCTCGATGTGATCAAGACCGCCGACTGGATCATCGACATGGGGCCGGAGGGCGGCCACCGCGGCGGCACGGTCCTCGCCGCCGGTACCCCGGAGGAGGTCGCCGAGGTGCCCGAGAGCCACACCGGCCAGTTTGTGCGCCAGGTGCTCAAGCTCGACGGTGCGGCGAAGGGCGCGGTGCAGGCCACCTCCCGGGCGGCCAAGGCCAACGGTACGAAGGTCCGCGCGGCCGGTGCGAAGACCCGCACGCCCCGGAAGGCGGCTGTCAAGGCCCGGTGA
- a CDS encoding MBL fold metallo-hydrolase, translated as MTYTGDVTPGGPPAIRELDRLTITKVSVGPMDNNAYLLRCRTTGVQVLVDAANEAPRLLDLIGDAGLATVVTTHQHMDHWLALEEVVAKTGARPLAHAEDAPGLPITVEPVADGDRIPVGDCTLEVIHLRGHTPGSIALLYQDRVGTSHLFTGDSLFPGGVGNTKQDPQRFGQLIDDVEQRLFDRLPDNTWFYPGHGKDSTLGRERPALPRWRARGW; from the coding sequence ATGACCTACACCGGAGACGTCACCCCCGGCGGCCCGCCAGCCATCCGCGAACTCGACCGGCTCACCATCACCAAGGTGTCGGTCGGACCGATGGACAACAACGCCTACCTGCTGCGCTGCCGGACCACCGGCGTACAGGTCCTGGTGGACGCGGCCAACGAGGCGCCCCGGCTACTCGACCTGATCGGCGATGCCGGCCTCGCCACGGTGGTGACCACCCACCAGCACATGGACCATTGGCTGGCGCTGGAAGAGGTGGTGGCCAAGACCGGCGCCCGACCGCTGGCGCACGCCGAGGACGCGCCCGGGCTGCCGATCACGGTGGAGCCCGTCGCCGACGGTGACCGAATCCCGGTCGGTGACTGCACGCTGGAGGTGATTCACCTGCGCGGGCACACCCCCGGCTCGATCGCCCTGCTCTACCAGGACCGGGTCGGCACCTCGCACCTGTTCACCGGGGACAGCCTCTTCCCGGGCGGAGTGGGCAACACCAAGCAGGATCCGCAGCGCTTCGGCCAGCTCATCGACGATGTTGAGCAACGCCTCTTCGACCGACTACCCGACAACACCTGGTTCTACCCGGGCCACGGCAAGGACTCCACGTTGGGCCGAGAACGCCCCGCCCTGCCCCGGTGGCGAGCCCGGGGCTGGTAG
- a CDS encoding Rieske (2Fe-2S) protein produces the protein MSDEQMPTGTGAGAGAGDGARTRRVVLAGAGAVGAAMALAACGGDSTGEAEVSPGPALTESGDPGGGDREGAQSLARTSDIPVGGGAVYAAQGVVITQPSPGEFKGFDPICPHQGCPVANVDGGTINCTCHGSKFSIEDGAVQAGPSTKPLAPRDVKVTGDRISLA, from the coding sequence ATGAGTGACGAGCAGATGCCGACGGGGACTGGCGCCGGAGCCGGTGCTGGCGACGGTGCGCGGACCCGGCGGGTAGTGCTGGCCGGTGCGGGCGCCGTCGGCGCGGCGATGGCCCTGGCCGCCTGCGGCGGCGACTCCACCGGCGAAGCCGAGGTCAGCCCCGGCCCGGCGCTGACCGAGAGCGGCGACCCGGGTGGCGGCGATCGGGAGGGCGCCCAGTCGTTGGCCCGGACCAGTGACATCCCGGTCGGGGGCGGTGCCGTCTACGCCGCCCAGGGGGTTGTCATCACCCAGCCGTCGCCGGGGGAGTTCAAGGGCTTCGACCCGATCTGCCCCCACCAGGGCTGCCCGGTGGCGAACGTCGACGGTGGCACGATCAACTGCACCTGCCACGGGAGCAAGTTCTCGATCGAGGACGGCGCGGTGCAGGCCGGCCCGTCGACCAAGCCCCTCGCGCCGCGGGATGTCAAGGTAACCGGCGACCGGATCTCGCTCGCCTGA
- the uvrC gene encoding excinuclease ABC subunit UvrC, translating to MADPSSYRPAPGTIPESPGVYRFRDGTGRVIYVGKARNLRNRLNSYFADPVNLHQRTRQMVFTAESVDWISVATEVEALQQEFTEIKQYDPRFNVRYRDDKSYPYLAVTVSEEFPRLQVMRGAKRKGVRYFGPYSHAWAIRETLDLLLRVFPARTCSSGVFKRAGQVGRPCLLGYIDKCAAPCVGSVSAEEHRAIVEGFCDFMAGRTDLMVRRLEREMADASAELEFERAARLRDDLAALRRAMEKQTVVFGDGTDADVVAFADDPLEAAVQVFHVRDGRIRGQRGWVVEKTEELTIGDLVHHFCTQVYGGEQGEADVPRELLVPELPADVEALADWLSDHRGSRVTLRVPQRGDKRALLETVARNATDALARHKLKRAGDLTTRSKALDEIAETLGLQTAPLRIECYDISQIQGTDVVASMVVFEDGLPRKSEYRRFIIRGATDDLSAMSEVLRRRFARYLDARAETGEAGVESAGDPATPAGPASTGPGVPDEPRVGTLVDPTTGRPRKFAYPPQLVVVDGGAPQVAAAAQALAELGVDDVALCGLAKRLEEVWLPDDDFPAILPRTSEGLYLLQRVRDEAHRFAITFHRQRRSRRMTESALDRVPGLGEVRRKALLRHFGSLKRLSAASVEEITEVPGVGQRTAEAILAALGDSTQPDEPRT from the coding sequence GTGGCTGATCCCTCGTCCTACCGTCCCGCCCCCGGCACGATCCCGGAGTCACCGGGGGTCTACCGGTTCCGCGACGGAACCGGCCGGGTGATCTATGTCGGCAAGGCGCGAAACCTGCGCAACCGGCTCAACTCGTATTTTGCCGATCCGGTCAATCTGCACCAGCGCACCCGGCAGATGGTCTTCACCGCCGAGTCGGTGGACTGGATCTCCGTCGCCACCGAGGTCGAGGCGCTCCAGCAGGAGTTCACCGAGATCAAGCAGTACGATCCGCGGTTCAACGTCCGCTACCGGGACGACAAGTCCTACCCGTACCTGGCGGTCACCGTTTCCGAGGAGTTCCCGCGACTCCAGGTCATGCGGGGAGCGAAGCGCAAGGGTGTGCGCTACTTCGGACCGTACTCGCACGCCTGGGCGATCCGCGAGACGCTCGACCTGCTGCTCCGGGTCTTTCCGGCGCGCACCTGCTCGTCGGGGGTGTTCAAGCGGGCCGGTCAGGTCGGCCGCCCCTGTCTGCTGGGCTATATCGACAAGTGCGCCGCGCCCTGCGTCGGCAGCGTCTCCGCCGAGGAGCACCGGGCGATCGTGGAGGGCTTCTGCGACTTCATGGCCGGCCGCACCGACCTCATGGTCCGGCGGTTGGAGCGGGAGATGGCCGACGCCAGCGCGGAGCTGGAGTTCGAGCGGGCCGCCCGGCTCCGCGACGATCTGGCCGCCCTGCGCCGGGCGATGGAGAAACAGACCGTGGTCTTCGGCGACGGCACCGACGCCGACGTGGTCGCCTTCGCCGATGATCCGCTTGAGGCGGCCGTGCAGGTGTTTCACGTGCGTGACGGGCGAATCCGCGGCCAGCGCGGCTGGGTGGTCGAGAAGACCGAGGAGCTGACCATCGGTGATCTCGTCCACCACTTCTGCACCCAGGTGTATGGCGGGGAGCAGGGCGAGGCTGATGTCCCCCGGGAACTGCTCGTGCCCGAGCTGCCCGCCGATGTTGAGGCGCTCGCCGACTGGCTCTCCGACCACCGCGGCAGCCGGGTGACACTGCGGGTGCCGCAGCGCGGCGACAAGCGTGCCCTGCTGGAGACGGTCGCGCGCAACGCCACCGACGCCCTCGCCCGGCACAAGCTCAAACGCGCCGGTGATCTCACCACCCGGAGCAAGGCCCTCGACGAGATCGCCGAGACGTTGGGCCTGCAGACGGCGCCGCTGCGCATCGAGTGCTACGACATCTCCCAGATCCAGGGCACCGACGTGGTGGCCAGCATGGTGGTCTTCGAGGACGGGCTGCCGCGCAAGAGCGAGTACCGGCGGTTCATCATCCGGGGCGCCACCGACGACCTCTCGGCGATGTCGGAGGTGCTGCGGCGGCGGTTCGCCCGCTACCTGGACGCGCGGGCCGAGACGGGGGAGGCCGGTGTCGAGTCGGCCGGTGACCCCGCCACCCCGGCCGGGCCGGCCTCGACCGGGCCGGGCGTGCCCGACGAGCCGCGGGTCGGCACCCTGGTCGATCCGACGACCGGCCGGCCGCGCAAGTTCGCCTATCCACCACAGCTGGTGGTGGTGGACGGGGGTGCGCCGCAGGTCGCGGCGGCGGCGCAGGCTCTCGCCGAGTTGGGCGTCGATGATGTGGCGCTCTGCGGGCTGGCGAAGCGGCTGGAGGAGGTGTGGCTGCCCGACGACGACTTCCCGGCCATTCTGCCGCGCACGTCGGAGGGCCTCTACCTGCTGCAACGGGTGCGGGACGAGGCGCACCGGTTCGCCATCACGTTCCACCGGCAGCGGCGTTCCCGACGGATGACCGAGTCGGCGCTGGACCGGGTGCCTGGGCTGGGCGAGGTGCGCCGCAAGGCACTGCTGCGCCACTTCGGCTCGCTGAAGCGGCTCTCCGCCGCCTCGGTGGAGGAGATCACCGAGGTCCCGGGGGTCGGCCAGCGGACCGCCGAGGCGATCCTCGCCGCGCTCGGCGATTCGACGCAGCCAGATGAACCCCGCACCTAG
- a CDS encoding maleylpyruvate isomerase family mycothiol-dependent enzyme, giving the protein MTSDPLRLTGEVDDATARLLRTTADLDETSIAAASLLPGWTRGHVLAHLARNADGFVNLLTAARTGDPIPMYASPAARTADIEAGAARPPAAHRDDLRRTADRFAEAVAAMPAEAWGATVDTRRGPCPAASLVWGRLREIEVHHVDLAIGYQPADWPEAFGHRLLREVATGLVGRSDAPPMVLRCDGMGHELVVGDRTAAPTVSGTAPDLAAWLIGRSPGTLLTVAPDGPLPNPPGWI; this is encoded by the coding sequence ATGACCTCCGATCCACTGCGGCTGACGGGCGAGGTAGACGATGCCACGGCCCGTCTCCTGCGCACCACGGCCGACCTCGACGAGACGAGCATCGCCGCCGCCTCCCTGCTTCCCGGTTGGACCCGGGGGCACGTGTTGGCCCACCTCGCCCGGAACGCCGACGGATTCGTCAACCTGCTCACCGCCGCCCGTACCGGGGACCCCATCCCGATGTACGCGAGCCCGGCCGCCCGTACTGCGGACATCGAGGCCGGCGCCGCCCGCCCACCCGCCGCCCACCGGGACGACCTGCGACGCACCGCGGATCGGTTCGCCGAGGCGGTGGCGGCGATGCCCGCCGAGGCGTGGGGTGCCACCGTCGACACCCGGCGCGGGCCGTGCCCCGCGGCGAGCCTCGTCTGGGGACGGCTGCGGGAAATCGAGGTGCACCACGTAGACCTGGCCATCGGCTACCAGCCCGCCGACTGGCCGGAGGCGTTCGGCCACCGGCTCCTGCGTGAGGTCGCCACCGGCCTGGTCGGTCGCTCCGACGCGCCGCCGATGGTGCTGCGCTGCGACGGCATGGGCCACGAACTGGTGGTCGGCGACCGTACCGCCGCCCCGACGGTGAGCGGCACCGCGCCCGACCTCGCCGCCTGGCTGATCGGCCGCAGCCCCGGGACCCTGCTCACCGTCGCCCCCGACGGCCCCCTACCGAACCCACCCGGATGGATCTGA
- the rsgA gene encoding GTPase RsgA: MEPMTIDLTALGWDADRAHDARRRADCRPGRVAWVERGVCTVLGAAGPLRATLGGALLATAARDRRHLPCVGDWVLLATWPDRQVTLEAVLPRRTTLMCRTAGEAAHGQVLAANLTAAAVVEPVRPEPDLGRIERLLALAHESGARPLVVLTKSDLVADSAAVARQVAAVAPGVPVLPVSAKRGDGLDPLRAEVVPGRTLGLLGPPGAGRSSLVNTLAGAVVLPTPTIRRLDGKGRHTTAGRALVAVPGGGAVLEAPGVRAVGG, translated from the coding sequence GTGGAGCCCATGACCATCGACCTGACCGCCCTGGGCTGGGACGCCGACCGGGCACACGACGCACGGCGGCGCGCCGACTGTCGGCCGGGTCGGGTGGCCTGGGTGGAGCGGGGGGTGTGCACCGTCCTCGGTGCTGCCGGCCCGCTCCGCGCCACTCTCGGCGGGGCGCTGCTGGCCACGGCCGCCCGGGATCGGCGGCACCTGCCGTGCGTGGGCGACTGGGTGCTGCTCGCTACCTGGCCCGACCGGCAGGTGACGCTCGAGGCGGTGCTGCCCCGGCGTACCACGTTGATGTGCCGGACCGCCGGCGAGGCCGCCCACGGGCAGGTGCTGGCGGCCAACCTGACCGCCGCGGCGGTGGTCGAGCCGGTACGTCCAGAGCCCGACCTCGGGCGGATCGAGCGCCTGCTCGCGCTCGCCCACGAGTCGGGTGCCCGGCCGCTGGTGGTGCTGACCAAGTCTGACCTGGTGGCCGATTCGGCGGCGGTGGCGCGGCAGGTCGCGGCGGTGGCGCCGGGGGTGCCGGTGCTGCCGGTGAGCGCGAAGCGGGGCGATGGGCTCGATCCGCTGCGCGCGGAGGTGGTGCCGGGCCGGACCCTCGGCTTGCTCGGCCCGCCCGGGGCGGGCCGGTCGAGTCTGGTGAACACGCTGGCCGGCGCGGTGGTGCTGCCGACGCCGACGATCCGGCGGCTGGACGGCAAGGGCCGACACACCACCGCTGGGCGGGCGCTGGTGGCGGTGCCGGGTGGGGGCGCGGTGCTGGAAGCCCCGGGGGTACGGGCGGTGGGCGGCTGA